CTGCGCGAGATCCGCCCCGGCGGCGGCATCGACCTGCGCGTGGCCACCTTCTCGCTGTTCGGGATGATGAACTGGCTGTACAACTGGCACCGCCCGGGAGCCGACGTTCCCGTGGAGACGCTGGTGGAGGACATGTACCGCATCTTCCTGCACGGCTACCTTCCCGACGGCGCCACCGTGCCCGCCAGCGCCGACGAGGGCGCGGCCGGCGAGCCGCAGCCGATCTGGCGGACGGCCTGAGAAGAAGCACGGAAGTACGAGAGTTCGATCACGAAGAAGGCACGTTCGACCCCTATCACCAAGCACGGAGTGACTGATGGCTACCGCGACCGTTGACGTTCCGCAGGAGACCGCCGGGAAGACGCTGGTGCACTACGAGGTGCAGGACGGCGTCGCCATCCTCACCCTCGACGACCCGCCGGCGAACACGTACACGCACGAGATGATGCGCCAGATCGACGCGGCCGTCCTCCGGGCGCGCTTCGACACCGCCGTCGACGTGATCGTGGTCACCGGCGCGGGCGAGAAGTTCTTCTGCGCGGGCGCCAACATCAACATGCTGCAGAAGGCCGACCCCACCTGGAAGTACTACTTCTGCCTGCACGCCAACGAGACGCTGCTGCGCTTCGAGCACACGCCCAAGCTGGTCATCGCGGCGCTGAACGGCCACACGGTCGGCGGCGGGCTGGAGATCGCCATGGCGGCGGACCTGCGCATCGCGCGGCGCGGCGCCGGCAAGGTGGGGCTCCCCGAGGTGGCGCTGGGCGTGCTCCCGGGCACCGGCGGCACGCAGCGGCTCACCAAGCTGGTGGGCGCCAGCCGCGCGATCCAGCTCATGGCCGAGGGGACCAACTTCGACTTCGACGAGGCGGAGCGGCTGGGAATCGTCAACAAGGTGCTGGACGCCGGCTCGCGCGACGAGTTCCTGGAGCAGGTGCTGG
Above is a window of Longimicrobium sp. DNA encoding:
- a CDS encoding enoyl-CoA hydratase/isomerase family protein, which encodes MATATVDVPQETAGKTLVHYEVQDGVAILTLDDPPANTYTHEMMRQIDAAVLRARFDTAVDVIVVTGAGEKFFCAGANINMLQKADPTWKYYFCLHANETLLRFEHTPKLVIAALNGHTVGGGLEIAMAADLRIARRGAGKVGLPEVALGVLPGTGGTQRLTKLVGASRAIQLMAEGTNFDFDEAERLGIVNKVLDAGSRDEFLEQVLAYAKQFTRPNKATFAVGNIKRSCQSGAELPLEQGLALERELQALLFNSQDAK